In Porites lutea chromosome 1, jaPorLute2.1, whole genome shotgun sequence, a single genomic region encodes these proteins:
- the LOC140921254 gene encoding extracellular calcium-sensing receptor-like codes for MVQLIFRCQNISFGFVLAMVLCFALPQTAEMADTVPGVRIYEKGDVVIGGLFPVHVDGDFRSKFLSLAEAMVFAIDQINKDLKLLPNITLGYDISDTNLQNRQAMKSTLDYVNVHKFSVINPALNESCTILPGGQLYPVASVVGTGTSRSSILVSNLLEVEDIPLISYAATSDELSSSAYPSFFRTVPPDRFQSKVMTDIAKYFNWTYVAAIAADDAYGRSGIEFFRKHSKPQGICIAYDNYFPVGDQGKERIRMIVEELLERENVGVIILYCDQRSALSVLKEALRQGLKDRIWIASEAWGDNDKVIQQKELQPVLKGMLGVVFTDITVPSYKQHLLSRTSRYRNSPWWKTFWEREYNCTFGVVSSGGKQCSDDLQVTEKIFEDSLSDSKATYVINAVYAIAHALDAIYRCNSKCPQTKPFVKPKDVLDYLKKVNFSSEVSRVNFDENGDSSASYSIINYRVDEEKGGRVVTVGTWEEGKLKLNASSIVWNDGLTGNIPRSVCSERCKPGYRQTQEINCCWQCIRCSENTVSSSHGAMNCTKCGEDHISNEDRTKCVPVPLERIHFGEPLGAVITVISCLGMLASLAVGAVLGWRNNTPIVKASNRELSYLFLFSIGMNYLWAMVNLSEPNDVICPLIQAWFYIFYTVAIVVLGVKTKRIVHLFEHRVPRSELTKRFIEKHKHILIIIGIVALDVLILLIWFVVDIPHPYVDKSLRTTFVYTCSETTNTGGLFCRYLLIAILVIMSFVCCYFAFKSRKLPHNFNEGKFIAFALYVLVISWVTFYPVYLNIRGKYTVIVSGTSSIISATGMLVCIFVPKIYIIIFHPEKNTVAYMKSQISNHTFRRSTVDGESRQRSYQPDGGNTGSGTTPRENATQPRSRDSPKLSKEESKGSHRS; via the exons ATGGTTCAGCTGATATTTCGTTGTCAAAACATCAGCTTTGGATTTGTTTTAGCGATGGTTTTATGTTTCGCTTTACCTCAAACTGCAGAAATGGCAGACACCGTGCCCGGTGTGAGAATCTACGAGAAAGGAGACGTAGTGATCGGTGGTTTATTCCCCGTTCACGTGGATGGAGACTTTCGATCAAAGTTTCTGTCGTTAGCGGAAGCCATGGTCTTCGCAATTGATCAAATCAACAAGGATTTGAAACTGCTACCAAACATTACACTGGGGTACGATATTTCTGACACGAATTTACAAAATCGTCAAGCTATGAAATCTACGTTGGATTACGTGAATGTTCATAAATTTTCTGTCATAAATCCAGCATTGAATGAATCGTGCACTATTTTACCGGGGGGTCAACTTTACCCGGTGGCTTCAGTAGTGGGAACCGGAACATCACGATCGTCCATACTGGTTTCAAATTTACTAGAGGTTGAAGACATTCCGCTAATAAGCTACGCTGCTACTAGTGACGAACTCAGCAGTAGCGCGTACCCttcgttttttcgtactgttcCTCCCGATCGCTTCCAATCGAAGGTTATGACCGATATTGCAAAGTATTTCAATTGGACCTACGTAGCTGCGATCGCCGCAGACGACGCTTACGGGCGATCGGGGATCGAATTTTTCCGTAAACATTCAAAACCCCAAGGGATATGTATTGCGTACGATAACTATTTTCCGGTTGGCGACCAAGGCAAGGAAAGAATTCGGATGATTGTCGAGGAACTTCTGGAGAGAGAAAACGTTGGCGTGATCATCTTATATTGTGACCAACGATCTGCGTTGAGCGTGCTAAAAGAAGCCTTACGACAAGGACTAAAAGATCGAATCTGGATCGCTAGCGAGGCTTGGGGTGATAATGATAAAGTTATCCAACAGAAAGAACTTCAACCAGTCTTAAAGGGCATGCTTGGAGTTGTATTCACGGATATTACTGTTCCTTCATATAAGCAGCATTTATTGTCACGCACGTCGCGTTATAGAAACTCGCCATGGTGGAAAACTTTCTGGGAAAGAGAGTATAATTGTACATTTGGTGTTGTTTCATCCGGAGGAAAGCAATGCTCAGATGATCTACAGGTAACTGAAAAAATCTTCGAGGATAGTTTGTCCGACAGCAAAGCAACCTATGTCATCAACGCTGTGTATGCAATCGCGCATGCGTTAGACGCTATCTATAGGTGTAACTCCAAATGTCCCCAAACAAAGCCTTTTGTCAAACCAAAGGATGTTCTTGATTACCTGAAGAAAGTCAACTTCTCTAGTGAAGTCTCTAGAGtcaattttgatgaaaatggCGACTCATCCGCGTCTTACAGTATCATCAATTATCGTGTGGATGAAGAGAAAGGAGGCCGAGTTGTTACAGTGGGGACATGGGAAGAAGGCAAACTCAAGCTCAATGCCAGCTCCATCGTCTGGAACGACGGGCTCACAGGAAACATCCCGCGCTCGGTCTGCAGTGAGAGATGCAAACCAGGATACCGACAGACGCAGGAGATAAACTGCTGTTGGCAGTGCATTCGGTGTTCTGAAAACACTGTTTCGTCTTCACATGGAGCCATGAATTGCACCAAGTGCGGGGAAGACCACATCTCAAATGAAGATCGTACGAAGTGCGTACCAGTTCCTTTAGAGCGCATCCATTTTGGAGAACCTTTAGGCGCAGTCATCACCGTTATCTCGTGCTTAGGGATGCTTGCTTCATTAGCTGTCGGTGCTGTGCTTGGATGGCGCAACAACACGCCAATCGTCAAAGCATCCAATAGAGAACTCAGCTACCTATTCCTCTTCAGCATAGGGATGAATTATTTATGGGCGATGGTAAATCTTTCAGAACCCAACGATGTGATCTGCCCGTTAATACAAGCTTGGTTCTATATTTTTTACACCGTCGCTATTGTCGTACTTGGAGTCAAGACGAAGAGAATTGTACATTTGTTTGAGCATCGTGTTCCTCGGTCGGAGCTTACCAAAAGATTTATCGAGAAACACAAGCATATTTTGATAATTATCGGCATTGTGGCTCTCGATGTCCTGATTCTTCTTATATGGTTCGTAGTTGACATTCCTCACCCATACGTCGACAAATCATTGCGAACGACTTTCGTTTACACCTGCTCGGAGACTACTAACACAGGGGGACTTTTCTGTCGGTATCTCCTTATCGCTATTCTCGTTATCATGTCCTTTGTCTGCTGCTACTTTGCTTTCAAGTCCAGGAAACTCCCGCACAACTTTAACGAGGGGAAATTCATCGCATTTGCACTTTACGTCCTGGTCATCTCGTGGGTGACATTTTACCCGGTTTATTTGAACATCCGCGGCAAATACACTGTGATAGTATCGGGTACCTCATCTATCATCTCCGCCACAGGAATGCTAGTTTGCATCTTTGTGCCAAAGATTTACATTATCATTTTCCATCCCGAGAAAAATACTGTGGCTTACATGAAGAGCCAAATTTCTAACCACACGTTCCGAAGGAGCACTGTCGATGGAGAATCCCGACAAAGATCCTATCAGCCGGATGGCGGAAACACCGGATCGGGGACAACCCCAAGAGAAAACGCAACCCAGCCGCGATCTAGGGATTCTCCGAAGCTATCAAAGGAGGAATCCAAGGGCAGTCACAG ATCGTGA